The following coding sequences are from one Wenzhouxiangella sp. AB-CW3 window:
- the cysQ gene encoding 3'(2'),5'-bisphosphate nucleotidase CysQ, giving the protein MNLKKTLADVRGIAVEAGAAIMEVYRRDEKLSTETKADDSPLTEADLAANRIVVARLQELTPGIPILAEESDLPDWTQRKHWSECWVVDPLDGTREFLKQNDEFTVNIALVRDHKPVLGVVYAPALQRWYYAARHEGAWRQDGKKTPIKLTAHPPEPGRPLKVVGSRSHNTPEFDEFVGRLGETETVVMGSSLKLCLVADGTADLYPRLGPTSEWDTCAAQAVVEQAGAQVLNFETGEPLSYNARESIINPHFIVCTESDPGWFK; this is encoded by the coding sequence ATGAATCTGAAGAAGACGCTGGCCGATGTTCGCGGTATCGCGGTAGAGGCGGGAGCCGCCATCATGGAGGTCTATCGTCGTGATGAGAAGTTGAGCACCGAGACCAAGGCTGACGACAGTCCGCTGACCGAGGCCGATCTGGCGGCCAATCGTATAGTCGTTGCGCGTCTGCAGGAGCTGACTCCCGGGATTCCGATTCTGGCCGAGGAGTCGGATCTGCCCGACTGGACCCAGCGCAAGCACTGGTCCGAGTGCTGGGTCGTCGATCCGCTGGATGGAACTCGCGAGTTTCTGAAGCAGAACGACGAATTCACTGTCAATATCGCCCTGGTGCGTGATCACAAGCCGGTGTTGGGGGTGGTTTATGCGCCCGCGTTACAGCGCTGGTATTACGCGGCACGTCATGAAGGGGCCTGGCGCCAGGATGGCAAGAAGACGCCTATCAAGCTTACGGCTCATCCCCCGGAGCCAGGTCGTCCCCTGAAGGTGGTCGGCAGTCGTTCCCACAACACGCCCGAGTTCGACGAGTTCGTCGGCCGGCTGGGCGAAACGGAAACGGTGGTCATGGGCAGCTCTCTCAAACTGTGCCTGGTTGCCGATGGCACTGCCGATCTCTATCCGCGCCTGGGACCAACCAGCGAGTGGGATACCTGTGCCGCGCAAGCGGTTGTCGAGCAGGCCGGCGCCCAAGTATTGAACTTCGAGACCGGCGAGCCGCTGAGCTATAACGCGCGTGAGTCGATTATCAATCCGCACTTCATTGTCTGTACCGAATCGGATCCGGGTTGGTTCAAGTGA
- a CDS encoding M16 family metallopeptidase — MHRLFKHLAVVAVAVLLPLAASASGERFEYVTTVEGISEYRLDNGMRVLLMPDASRSTTTINVTYFVGSKHEGYGETGMAHLLEHMLFYGTPDHQDIKAEISERGGVANGTTWYERTNYFQTLPAGEENLEWAIRMEADRMVNSLIDEDDLASEMTVVRNEFEIGENNPFRILMQRVMAAAYEWHGYGRSTIGARSDIENVPIERLQDFYRKYYQPDNAIIILSGNFETERALELIGTHFGAIPAPERAGDMTLWPSYTREPVQDGERTVTVRRSGNVRLQMMGYHVPPASHEDFAAVQVLSHLLGDMPSGRLYKALVDSELASQVGAFSWTLPEPSLLLLFSRSSAEEDLDEVQQAMLSAVDELEDSPPSEAEVRRAINALTRQIETTLNDSGRVGIQLSEWAATGDWRLLFLHRDRLEEVSVDDVIRVASTYLRRDNRVLGQFIPDSDPKRADIPDAPDLEALLADYTGREDRAVGEAFDPTPENIENRLVRFELANGTRVALLPKSTRGNRVQGRISMRMGTLESLSDLGNIPGTTSSMLWRGTENRSRQDIRDELDELQTNLNLSGDNAVTARIESRRDKLEGVLELLEDMFKQPVFPERELAEITRQRLDALDEQRDEPGAVASRQLSRHFNTHPPEHPNYTPDFDESEDRIRAVSRDDLVDFHASHYGFGPGTTISFVGDFDADELRQLLEDRFGDWTAAVPFERIAEAHVDVEPGQLHAQLDDKASAVFIAQMTFPMNDEHPDYPAIRLAGHLMGGGFLSSRLANRVRDDEGLSYAVGGGFNAHSIDERGSFQAFAMYAPENRDRLVEVMFEEFNKVIEEGFEAEEFEAGRRGWLQQMDIRRSDDGNLAGTLSSNLYLDRDMHHEADFEDRVRSLTVEDVNEAVRRHFDPSRISYATAGDFESDD, encoded by the coding sequence ATGCATCGACTTTTCAAACACCTGGCTGTCGTGGCCGTGGCTGTATTGCTGCCGCTGGCCGCCAGCGCATCGGGCGAACGCTTCGAGTACGTCACCACTGTCGAGGGGATCAGCGAATACCGCCTCGACAATGGCATGCGTGTCCTCCTGATGCCCGACGCCAGTCGGTCGACCACGACCATCAACGTCACCTATTTCGTCGGCTCCAAGCATGAGGGCTACGGCGAAACCGGCATGGCGCACCTGCTTGAGCACATGCTGTTTTACGGCACACCGGATCATCAGGACATCAAGGCCGAGATCTCCGAGCGTGGCGGCGTGGCCAACGGCACGACCTGGTACGAGCGCACCAACTATTTCCAGACGCTGCCCGCCGGCGAGGAAAACCTCGAATGGGCCATCCGCATGGAGGCCGACCGCATGGTCAATTCGTTGATTGACGAGGACGACCTGGCCTCGGAGATGACTGTGGTTCGCAACGAGTTCGAGATCGGCGAGAACAACCCGTTTCGTATCCTCATGCAGCGCGTGATGGCCGCGGCATACGAGTGGCATGGCTACGGACGCTCGACCATTGGCGCGCGCTCGGATATCGAGAACGTGCCCATCGAACGTCTGCAGGATTTCTACCGCAAGTACTACCAGCCCGACAATGCCATCATCATCCTGTCCGGCAATTTCGAGACAGAGCGCGCCCTGGAACTCATTGGCACGCATTTCGGCGCCATCCCGGCACCCGAGCGCGCTGGCGACATGACGCTCTGGCCCAGCTATACCCGGGAGCCGGTGCAGGATGGCGAACGCACGGTCACGGTGCGTCGTTCCGGCAACGTTCGCCTGCAGATGATGGGGTATCACGTCCCACCCGCATCGCATGAAGACTTTGCCGCCGTCCAGGTGCTCAGCCACCTGCTGGGCGACATGCCATCCGGGCGCCTGTACAAGGCACTGGTGGATTCGGAGCTCGCCAGCCAGGTCGGGGCTTTCTCGTGGACATTGCCCGAACCATCGCTGTTACTGCTGTTTTCGCGCAGCAGCGCCGAGGAGGATCTCGATGAGGTGCAGCAGGCCATGCTCAGCGCCGTGGACGAGCTGGAAGACTCCCCACCCAGCGAGGCGGAAGTCCGCCGCGCCATCAACGCCCTGACACGACAGATCGAAACCACCCTGAATGATTCCGGACGCGTGGGCATCCAGCTCAGTGAATGGGCGGCCACCGGCGACTGGCGCCTGCTGTTCCTGCACCGGGACCGGCTGGAAGAGGTCAGCGTTGACGACGTGATTCGGGTGGCCAGCACCTACCTGCGGCGCGACAATCGCGTCCTGGGCCAGTTCATCCCCGATAGCGACCCGAAACGGGCCGACATTCCGGACGCCCCCGACCTCGAAGCCCTTCTTGCCGACTACACGGGGCGGGAAGACCGCGCTGTCGGCGAAGCCTTCGACCCAACCCCGGAAAATATCGAAAACCGACTGGTCCGATTCGAGCTGGCCAACGGCACCCGGGTCGCACTGCTACCCAAGTCCACCCGCGGCAATCGTGTACAGGGCCGGATCAGCATGCGCATGGGTACGCTCGAAAGTCTCAGCGACCTGGGCAACATCCCCGGCACGACCTCGTCCATGCTCTGGCGCGGCACTGAGAACCGCTCACGCCAGGACATTCGCGACGAACTCGACGAGCTGCAAACCAACCTGAACCTGAGTGGCGACAATGCCGTCACCGCCCGCATCGAAAGTCGCCGCGACAAGCTCGAAGGCGTTCTGGAGCTGCTCGAAGACATGTTCAAACAACCCGTCTTCCCTGAACGGGAGCTGGCCGAAATCACGCGCCAGCGACTGGATGCGCTGGACGAACAGCGCGACGAGCCCGGTGCGGTGGCCAGCCGCCAGTTGAGCCGGCATTTCAATACCCATCCGCCCGAGCACCCCAACTACACGCCGGACTTCGACGAGTCCGAAGATCGCATTCGTGCCGTCTCCCGCGATGACCTGGTCGACTTCCATGCCAGCCATTACGGTTTCGGACCCGGCACCACCATCAGCTTCGTCGGCGATTTCGATGCCGACGAGCTGCGCCAGCTGCTTGAAGACCGGTTCGGCGACTGGACCGCCGCCGTTCCTTTCGAGCGAATCGCTGAAGCGCATGTCGATGTCGAGCCCGGGCAACTTCATGCCCAGCTCGATGACAAGGCCAGTGCAGTGTTCATCGCCCAGATGACCTTCCCGATGAATGACGAGCACCCCGACTACCCTGCCATCCGCCTGGCCGGGCACCTGATGGGAGGTGGCTTCCTCAGCTCCCGCCTGGCGAACCGGGTACGTGACGACGAAGGCCTGAGTTACGCCGTTGGCGGTGGCTTCAACGCCCATTCCATCGATGAGCGGGGTTCGTTCCAGGCCTTCGCCATGTACGCCCCCGAGAATCGGGATCGCCTGGTCGAGGTAATGTTCGAAGAGTTCAACAAGGTCATCGAGGAAGGCTTCGAGGCCGAAGAGTTCGAAGCCGGCCGTCGTGGCTGGTTGCAACAAATGGACATCCGCCGCAGCGACGACGGCAACCTGGCCGGCACGCTGTCAAGCAACCTCTACCTGGACCGTGACATGCACCACGAGGCCGATTTCGAGGACCGGGTGCGGTCACTGACCGTCGAAGATGTGAACGAAGCCGTGCGCCGTCACTTCGACCCATCTCGAATCAGCTACGCAACGGCCGGGGATTTCGAAAGCGACGACTGA
- the msrA gene encoding peptide-methionine (S)-S-oxide reductase MsrA, which produces MVSIVMADAIADRDSEERLQKATFAGGCFWCMEPPYDRLDGVVETISGFSGGHVSEPSYEAVVRGVTGHREVVQVIYDPGIIDYDTLLQVFWRNIDPLDDGGQFCDRGSAYRTAIFAHDAGQLEEARASLVELEQSGRFDEPIVTPVIEFENFYAAEDYHQGYYQNNPVRYRYYRWRCGRDARLTELWGEEAGGKP; this is translated from the coding sequence ATGGTCTCAATTGTGATGGCCGACGCGATCGCCGATAGGGACAGCGAGGAACGTTTGCAGAAAGCAACCTTCGCCGGGGGATGTTTCTGGTGCATGGAACCACCGTATGACCGGCTTGACGGCGTGGTCGAGACGATTTCAGGCTTCAGCGGCGGGCATGTATCGGAGCCCAGCTACGAGGCCGTGGTGCGCGGCGTCACCGGGCATCGCGAGGTCGTGCAGGTGATCTACGATCCAGGCATCATCGACTACGACACCCTGCTACAGGTGTTCTGGCGCAATATCGATCCGCTCGATGACGGCGGACAGTTCTGCGATCGCGGCTCGGCCTATCGCACGGCCATCTTTGCCCATGATGCCGGCCAGTTGGAAGAGGCTCGGGCCTCGCTAGTAGAACTCGAGCAATCAGGCCGCTTCGACGAGCCCATCGTCACACCCGTCATCGAGTTCGAGAACTTCTACGCGGCCGAGGACTACCACCAGGGCTACTACCAGAACAATCCGGTCCGCTACCGCTATTACCGGTGGCGCTGTGGTCGGGATGCGCGGCTGACCGAGCTGTGGGGCGAGGAAGCCGGAGGAAAACCATGA